A DNA window from Amycolatopsis sp. DSM 110486 contains the following coding sequences:
- a CDS encoding sigma-70 family RNA polymerase sigma factor, producing MANVGDGLDEPVAAAVEGDPQAVDRLLAAIRPLVVRYCRARVGRQERSFASADDVAQEVCLAVLTALPSYREQGRPFLAFVYGIAQHKVADAHRAAARNRAEPVAEVPDEVEVGVGPEQRALQGELNERMAQLLQVLPDKQREIVVLRVVVGLSAEETAEAVGSTPGAVRVAQHRALARLRKVLAAEEVI from the coding sequence ATGGCCAATGTGGGGGACGGATTGGATGAGCCGGTCGCCGCTGCCGTGGAGGGAGACCCCCAGGCAGTCGATCGGCTGCTGGCGGCCATCCGCCCCCTGGTAGTGCGGTATTGCCGCGCTCGAGTTGGCAGGCAGGAGCGTTCGTTCGCTTCGGCAGACGATGTTGCGCAGGAGGTGTGTCTCGCGGTGCTCACGGCATTGCCTTCGTACCGTGAACAGGGCCGCCCGTTCCTGGCTTTCGTCTACGGGATCGCCCAGCACAAGGTGGCCGACGCGCACCGCGCGGCGGCCCGCAACCGGGCTGAACCGGTGGCCGAGGTCCCCGACGAGGTCGAGGTCGGCGTCGGTCCGGAACAGCGCGCGTTGCAGGGCGAGCTGAACGAACGGATGGCACAGCTGCTGCAGGTGCTCCCCGACAAACAGCGCGAGATCGTCGTGCTGCGCGTCGTGGTGGGCTTGTCGGCGGAAGAGACCGCGGAGGCCGTCGGGTCGACCCCGGGTGCCGTTCGAGTCGCCCAGCACCGAGCGCTTGCTCGCCTGCGTAAGGTGCTCGCCGCCGAGGAGGTGATCTGA
- a CDS encoding GuaB3 family IMP dehydrogenase-related protein, which translates to MRDLVEIGMGRTARRAYDLDDVEIVPSRRTRSSSVVSTSWQIDAYRFDLPLVTHPTDAIVSPGTAVAIGELGGLGVLNAEGLWARHANVEDAIFRLVRAAEDTEDPAAVVRELQELHAAPVRLDLLSEAIKTVRESGVTVAARVSPQHAAELTPDLLAAGVEILVVQGTIISAEHVQRDAEPLNLKEFIGRLDVPVIAGGVSDYRTAMHLMRTGAAGVIVGHGYTPGVTSTDRVLGIGVPMATAIVDAAAARRDYLDETGGRYVHVLADGGMTTSGDIAKAIACGADAVMLGAPLATATDAPGQGLYWTAAAAHPSLPRSRVVAGPDSDYAVDLKTLLFGPSSDAEGVVNLFGALRRAMAKTGYSDLKEFQRVGLTVRR; encoded by the coding sequence GTGCGGGATCTGGTCGAGATCGGGATGGGTCGCACCGCGCGGCGGGCGTATGACCTCGATGACGTGGAGATCGTGCCCTCGCGGCGCACGCGGTCGTCGTCGGTGGTGTCGACCTCGTGGCAGATCGACGCTTACCGCTTCGACCTGCCGCTGGTCACGCACCCGACCGACGCCATCGTGTCGCCGGGCACGGCCGTCGCGATCGGCGAGCTGGGCGGCCTGGGCGTGCTCAACGCCGAGGGGCTGTGGGCGCGCCACGCCAACGTCGAGGACGCCATCTTCCGGCTGGTCCGCGCCGCGGAGGACACCGAGGACCCCGCGGCCGTCGTCCGCGAGCTGCAGGAGCTGCACGCCGCGCCGGTCCGGCTCGACCTGCTGAGCGAGGCCATCAAGACCGTCCGCGAGTCGGGCGTCACAGTGGCCGCGCGCGTGAGCCCGCAGCACGCCGCGGAGCTCACGCCCGATCTGCTGGCCGCCGGCGTCGAGATTCTCGTGGTGCAGGGCACGATCATCTCCGCCGAACATGTGCAGCGCGACGCGGAACCGCTCAACCTCAAGGAGTTCATCGGCCGCCTCGACGTGCCGGTGATCGCCGGCGGCGTGAGCGACTACCGCACGGCCATGCACCTCATGCGCACCGGTGCGGCGGGCGTGATCGTCGGCCACGGCTACACCCCGGGTGTCACCAGCACCGACCGCGTGCTCGGCATCGGCGTCCCCATGGCCACCGCCATCGTCGACGCCGCGGCCGCCCGCCGCGACTACCTCGACGAGACCGGCGGCCGTTACGTCCACGTCCTCGCCGACGGCGGCATGACCACCTCGGGTGACATCGCCAAGGCCATCGCCTGCGGCGCCGACGCCGTGATGCTCGGCGCGCCGCTGGCGACCGCCACCGACGCGCCCGGCCAGGGCCTCTACTGGACCGCCGCCGCGGCGCACCCGTCGCTGCCGCGCTCGCGCGTCGTCGCCGGCCCGGACTCCGACTACGCCGTGGACCTGAAGACGCTGCTCTTCGGCCCGTCCTCGGACGCCGAGGGCGTGGTGAACCTCTTCGGCGCCCTCCGTCGCGCGATGGCGAAGACGGGGTACTCGGACCTGAAGGAGTTCCAGCGGGTCGGGCTGACCGTCCGCCGCTGA
- the guaB gene encoding IMP dehydrogenase — translation MTSESITAPVPSKFAMLGLTFDDVLLLPAESDVVPSGVDTSTRLTRNITLNVPLVSAAMDTVTEARMAIAMARQGGIGVLQRNLPIDEQAAAVEVVKRSEAGMVTDPVTCSPDDTLAEVDALCARFRISGVPVTDASGSLVGIITNRDMRFEVDYTRLVSEVMTKAPLITAQVGVTADAALGLLRRHKIEKLPIVDGAGKLRGLITVKDFVKTEQYPNATKDTDGRLIVGAAVGVGADGHKRAMTLAEAGVDVLMVDTAHGHSRAVVETVKLLKKELGDTVDIVGGNVATRAGAQALVDAGVDGVKVGVGPGSICTTRIVAGVGVPQISAIYEADQACRPAGIPVIGDGGIQYSGDIAKAIASGASSVMLGSLLAGTAESPGDLILVGGKQFKVYRGMGSLGAMQSRGQGKSYSKDRYAQDDVLNEDKLVPEGIEGRIPFRGPLANVVHQLVGGLRAGMGYAGAETIAQLQEAQLVRITAAGLKESHPHDITMTVEAPNYSAR, via the coding sequence ATGACCAGCGAAAGCATCACCGCCCCCGTGCCCAGCAAGTTCGCGATGCTGGGTCTGACCTTCGACGACGTGCTGCTGCTGCCGGCCGAATCCGACGTGGTGCCCAGCGGGGTCGACACCAGTACTCGTCTCACGCGCAACATCACCCTCAACGTCCCGCTGGTTTCCGCCGCCATGGACACCGTCACCGAAGCCCGCATGGCGATCGCCATGGCGCGCCAGGGCGGCATCGGCGTGCTGCAGCGCAACCTGCCGATCGACGAGCAGGCGGCCGCCGTCGAGGTGGTGAAGCGGTCCGAGGCCGGCATGGTCACCGACCCGGTCACCTGTTCGCCCGACGACACGCTCGCCGAGGTCGACGCCCTCTGCGCCCGCTTCCGCATCTCCGGCGTCCCGGTCACCGACGCGTCCGGCTCGCTCGTGGGCATCATCACCAACCGCGACATGCGGTTCGAGGTCGACTACACCCGTCTGGTCAGCGAAGTCATGACGAAGGCGCCGCTGATCACCGCGCAGGTCGGCGTCACGGCCGACGCCGCGCTCGGCCTGCTGCGCCGGCACAAGATCGAGAAGCTGCCGATCGTGGACGGCGCCGGCAAGCTCCGCGGCCTGATCACGGTCAAGGACTTCGTGAAGACCGAGCAGTACCCCAACGCCACCAAGGACACCGACGGCCGCCTGATCGTCGGCGCGGCCGTGGGCGTCGGCGCCGACGGGCACAAGCGCGCGATGACGCTGGCCGAGGCCGGTGTCGACGTGCTGATGGTCGACACCGCCCACGGCCACTCCCGCGCCGTGGTCGAAACCGTCAAGCTGCTGAAGAAGGAGCTGGGCGACACCGTCGACATCGTCGGCGGCAACGTCGCCACGCGCGCGGGCGCGCAGGCGCTCGTCGACGCGGGCGTGGACGGCGTGAAGGTCGGCGTCGGCCCGGGCTCGATCTGCACCACGCGGATCGTCGCCGGCGTCGGTGTGCCGCAGATCTCCGCGATCTACGAGGCCGACCAGGCCTGCCGCCCGGCCGGCATCCCGGTGATCGGCGACGGCGGCATCCAGTACTCCGGCGACATCGCCAAGGCCATCGCGTCCGGCGCGTCCAGCGTGATGCTGGGCAGCCTGCTCGCCGGCACCGCCGAGTCACCCGGCGACCTGATCCTCGTCGGCGGCAAGCAGTTCAAGGTCTACCGCGGCATGGGTTCCCTGGGTGCGATGCAGTCGCGCGGCCAGGGCAAGTCGTACTCGAAGGACCGCTACGCGCAGGACGACGTGCTCAACGAGGACAAGCTCGTCCCCGAGGGCATCGAAGGCCGCATCCCGTTCCGCGGGCCGCTCGCCAACGTCGTGCACCAGCTCGTCGGCGGCCTGCGCGCCGGCATGGGCTACGCGGGCGCCGAGACGATCGCGCAGCTGCAGGAGGCGCAGCTCGTGCGCATCACGGCGGCCGGGCTGAAGGAGAGCCACCCGCACGACATCACGATGACCGTCGAGGCCCCGAACTACTCCGCACGGTAA
- a CDS encoding SDR family NAD(P)-dependent oxidoreductase has translation MGTLDGKVALVTGGSRGIGAAIAKRLAADGADVAITYERSADKAAKVVTEVEEQGRRGLALQADSADAAAVASAVDRVAEELGGLDILVNNAGISIAAPLDELSLDDIDRTLSVNVRAVLVATQAALKHLPRGGRVVSIGSDLAERVPFPGMSLYSASKAALIGFTRGLARDLGPRGITATVVHPGSTNTDMNPVDGPSAAAQVPHIALGHYADAADVAATVAHLAGPDGRYVTGTAITVDGGFTA, from the coding sequence ATGGGAACGCTGGACGGCAAGGTCGCCCTGGTGACAGGCGGCAGCCGAGGCATCGGCGCGGCGATCGCGAAGCGGCTCGCCGCTGACGGCGCCGACGTCGCCATCACTTACGAACGCTCCGCGGACAAGGCGGCCAAGGTCGTCACCGAGGTCGAGGAACAAGGCCGGCGCGGCCTCGCGCTGCAGGCCGACTCCGCGGACGCCGCGGCGGTGGCCTCGGCCGTCGACCGCGTCGCCGAGGAGCTCGGCGGGCTCGACATCCTGGTCAACAACGCGGGTATCTCCATCGCGGCGCCGCTCGACGAGCTCTCGCTCGACGACATCGACCGCACGCTCTCGGTGAACGTGCGCGCCGTGCTGGTCGCCACGCAGGCGGCGCTGAAGCACCTCCCCCGCGGCGGCCGCGTGGTCTCCATCGGCAGTGACCTCGCCGAGCGCGTGCCGTTCCCCGGCATGAGCCTGTACTCGGCGAGCAAGGCGGCGCTGATCGGCTTCACGCGCGGCCTGGCGCGCGACCTCGGGCCGCGGGGCATCACCGCCACCGTGGTCCACCCGGGCTCGACGAACACCGACATGAACCCGGTCGACGGTCCCAGCGCTGCGGCACAGGTGCCGCACATCGCGCTCGGCCACTACGCGGACGCGGCGGACGTCGCCGCGACCGTGGCCCATCTGGCGGGCCCGGACGGCCGCTACGTGACGGGCACGGCGATCACGGTCGACGGCGGGTTCACCGCCTGA
- a CDS encoding MerR family transcriptional regulator yields the protein MPVASVARRLGVAPSTLRTWDRRYGLGPSRHTDGRHRRYGSSDIDRLELMQRALLRGASTAEAARYALQQMPRAEIVPPADEPATPAHSAPADGEVPSRLARRLSTAALAMDVGAVQRMLAEALDELGVLAAWSGVVEPVLAALGARWRGVSAGAEVEYLLAECVYAALVRATPVLDAPLNLRPVLLACVPEERDTMPVYALAAALAGRRIGAQLFGVPLPAEVLAVAVRRSAPAAVVLWAHRRDAADPRLFARVSRGRQRSRLFACGPGWDVATLPDKVELLADLPAAAGRVEHVLVGAGR from the coding sequence CTGCCGGTGGCCTCGGTCGCTCGCCGGCTCGGGGTCGCCCCGTCGACTCTCCGTACCTGGGACCGCCGCTACGGCCTTGGCCCCAGCCGCCACACCGACGGCAGGCACCGCCGCTACGGCAGCTCCGACATCGATCGCCTCGAGCTCATGCAGCGCGCCCTCCTCCGCGGTGCCTCGACAGCCGAAGCCGCTCGCTACGCGCTGCAGCAGATGCCGCGCGCGGAGATCGTCCCGCCCGCCGACGAACCCGCGACCCCGGCACACTCCGCGCCCGCCGACGGTGAGGTTCCGTCGCGCCTGGCCCGCCGCCTGAGCACGGCCGCGCTGGCCATGGACGTCGGCGCCGTGCAGCGCATGCTGGCCGAGGCCCTCGACGAGCTGGGCGTGCTCGCCGCATGGTCGGGTGTGGTCGAGCCGGTGCTCGCGGCGCTCGGCGCGCGCTGGCGCGGGGTCAGTGCCGGCGCCGAGGTCGAGTACCTGCTGGCCGAGTGCGTGTACGCGGCGCTCGTGCGCGCGACGCCCGTGCTCGACGCGCCGCTCAACCTGCGTCCGGTGCTGCTCGCGTGTGTGCCGGAGGAACGCGACACCATGCCGGTCTACGCGCTCGCGGCCGCGCTGGCCGGGCGGCGGATCGGCGCGCAGCTGTTCGGCGTGCCGCTGCCCGCGGAGGTCCTGGCGGTGGCCGTGCGCCGCAGCGCGCCCGCCGCGGTGGTGTTGTGGGCGCACCGGCGCGACGCGGCGGACCCGCGGCTGTTCGCGCGGGTGTCCCGCGGCCGCCAGCGCAGCCGGTTGTTCGCGTGCGGGCCCGGCTGGGACGTCGCCACGCTGCCCGACAAGGTCGAGCTGCTCGCCGACCTGCCCGCCGCCGCGGGCCGCGTCGAGCACGTTCTTGTCGGGGCGGGGCGCTAG
- a CDS encoding PadR family transcriptional regulator, with protein sequence MTSGTRELSATAYVVLCMVAQLGVTTPYAVKQALRRSIGRYWPIPHAQLYAISGQLQEQGLLEGDQETSGRRRKTYCVTEAGHRALREWLSRPDAEPAEIRGVAWLKLAFSDLADPESLSRLAAEQVEQHRGRIARHGTAAASDHATQLALELDRAALRFWTGLAARPR encoded by the coding sequence ATGACTTCGGGAACGCGAGAGCTTTCCGCCACGGCGTACGTGGTGCTCTGCATGGTCGCCCAGCTCGGCGTGACCACGCCGTACGCGGTGAAGCAGGCGTTGCGCCGCTCGATCGGGCGGTACTGGCCCATCCCGCACGCGCAGCTGTACGCGATTTCCGGCCAGCTGCAGGAGCAAGGGCTGCTCGAAGGTGATCAGGAGACGTCCGGCCGCCGTCGCAAGACCTACTGCGTCACCGAAGCCGGCCACCGGGCGCTGCGGGAGTGGCTGAGCCGCCCCGATGCCGAGCCGGCCGAGATCCGCGGCGTGGCCTGGCTCAAGCTCGCGTTCAGCGACCTCGCCGACCCCGAGAGCCTTTCGCGGCTCGCGGCCGAACAGGTCGAGCAGCACCGCGGCCGCATCGCCCGGCACGGCACCGCCGCCGCGTCCGACCACGCCACGCAGCTGGCCCTCGAGCTGGATCGCGCCGCCCTCCGGTTCTGGACCGGACTGGCGGCGCGGCCCCGGTGA
- a CDS encoding TetR/AcrR family transcriptional regulator gives MSPRGRPRAFDREHALTQAMFVFWERGYEGTSLADLTGAMGINPPSLYAAFGSKEALFREAVDRYGTTYGSHTPRTLAEEPTAREAIEAMLRDNARTYVEPGHPTGCMVVLSGTNCSPANRGVCDLLAESRADVRQLIRERLQRGIDAGELTGDPDALGAYYATVLFGLSMQARDGVDLAGLTAAIDLAMRSWPGTDAGYATGAASEVDTAPVASS, from the coding sequence ATGTCACCGCGTGGCCGGCCCCGCGCGTTCGACCGAGAACACGCGCTCACGCAGGCGATGTTCGTGTTCTGGGAGCGCGGTTACGAGGGCACGTCGCTCGCCGACCTCACCGGCGCGATGGGCATCAACCCGCCCAGCCTGTACGCGGCTTTCGGCAGCAAGGAGGCGCTGTTCCGCGAGGCCGTCGACCGCTACGGCACCACGTACGGCAGCCACACGCCCCGCACGCTGGCCGAAGAGCCGACGGCGCGCGAAGCCATCGAAGCGATGCTTCGGGACAACGCCCGCACGTACGTGGAGCCGGGCCACCCCACGGGCTGCATGGTCGTGCTGTCCGGCACGAACTGCTCGCCCGCGAACCGGGGCGTGTGCGACCTGCTGGCCGAATCGCGCGCGGACGTGCGCCAGCTGATCCGCGAGCGGCTGCAGCGGGGCATCGACGCCGGCGAGCTGACCGGGGACCCCGACGCGCTCGGCGCCTACTACGCCACGGTGCTGTTCGGGCTGTCGATGCAGGCCCGCGACGGCGTCGACCTCGCGGGGCTCACCGCCGCCATCGACCTGGCGATGCGCTCGTGGCCGGGCACCGACGCCGGATACGCGACAGGGGCGGCGTCCGAAGTGGACACCGCCCCTGTCGCGAGTTCGTGA
- a CDS encoding MFS transporter, translating to MALGQDFRRLWLAYATSTAGTWLALDAFPFIAVTVLHSSTTEVSVLAAAGLAVGALIAVPLGPWVEFRRKRPVLVAMDAVRFVALLTLPLGYALGGLTFGQLVAVSVVVATANIVFTAASGAYLKGMATGEDLLVANGRFETTQWTATAVGPPSGGALIGVFGPLTTVVFDSASYLLSALAIGAIRTPEPPPTARPATVRTRDVLDGWHYILGHPRLRALFLNTTLVNGLIMATSPLLAILLLRELGFAAWQYGLAFGVPCLGGLLGSRLSRRITARFGPERVLLVTGTLRVIWPVALAFTPRGPAGLGFVMLVEFGLILTIGIFNPVSATYRLQETETSRATRVLSAWGITGGATRAALTLVWGALGAWLGTREAIGLAGLLMLATPVLLWRVRTTSRPPRPPRPRKAGPPPATPAAPASRPAP from the coding sequence GTGGCGCTGGGGCAGGACTTCCGACGGCTGTGGCTGGCCTACGCCACGAGCACCGCGGGCACATGGCTCGCGCTCGACGCGTTCCCGTTCATCGCCGTGACGGTGCTCCACAGCAGCACCACGGAGGTCTCGGTGCTGGCCGCGGCTGGCCTGGCCGTCGGCGCGCTGATCGCCGTGCCGCTCGGGCCGTGGGTGGAGTTCCGGCGCAAACGGCCGGTGCTGGTGGCGATGGACGCTGTGCGCTTCGTCGCACTGTTGACCTTGCCACTCGGCTACGCGCTGGGCGGGCTCACGTTCGGGCAGCTCGTGGCCGTGTCGGTGGTCGTGGCGACCGCGAACATCGTGTTCACGGCGGCCAGCGGCGCCTACCTCAAGGGCATGGCGACGGGCGAGGACCTGCTCGTCGCCAACGGCCGGTTCGAGACCACGCAGTGGACCGCCACCGCCGTCGGCCCGCCTTCGGGCGGGGCACTGATCGGCGTGTTCGGACCACTCACGACAGTGGTGTTCGACAGCGCCAGCTACCTGCTCTCCGCGCTCGCGATCGGCGCCATCCGCACGCCCGAGCCGCCACCCACCGCGCGCCCGGCGACGGTCCGGACCAGGGACGTCCTCGACGGCTGGCACTACATCCTCGGCCACCCGCGGCTGCGCGCGTTGTTCCTCAACACGACGCTGGTGAACGGCCTGATCATGGCGACGTCACCGCTGCTCGCGATCCTGCTCCTGCGCGAACTCGGGTTCGCGGCGTGGCAGTACGGGCTGGCGTTCGGCGTGCCGTGCCTCGGCGGGCTGCTCGGCTCGAGGCTGTCGCGCCGGATCACCGCGCGCTTCGGCCCCGAGCGCGTGCTGCTGGTGACGGGGACGCTGCGCGTGATCTGGCCGGTCGCCCTCGCCTTCACGCCGCGCGGGCCGGCGGGGCTGGGGTTCGTGATGCTCGTCGAGTTCGGGCTGATCCTCACGATCGGCATCTTCAACCCCGTCTCGGCCACCTACCGGCTGCAGGAAACGGAGACCTCACGCGCCACCCGGGTGCTGTCCGCTTGGGGCATCACCGGCGGGGCGACACGGGCCGCGCTGACGCTGGTGTGGGGCGCGCTCGGCGCGTGGCTCGGCACGCGCGAGGCGATCGGCCTCGCGGGGCTGCTGATGCTGGCCACGCCCGTGCTGCTGTGGCGGGTCAGAACAACGTCACGCCCGCCACGGCCCCCGCGACCGCGGAAAGCAGGCCCACCGCCAGCGACACCGGCAGCGCCCGCTTCCCGCCCCGCACCATGA
- a CDS encoding response regulator transcription factor, producing the protein MTTVLICDDRRSVREGLTRVMSAVPGVSRIDCVAHGDELLARYTRQPVDVVLVGTQRAVPTGVEATRRLVSANPQANVIVFGAPDDAGSIAAAIAGGARGYLRWDASRPELVAALAHTLASTSVPAPRQPSDPGVQLTERELQVLRGMSQGKSNGQIGRELYLSEDTVKTHARRLFRKLGVRDRAQAVAHGFRRGLVS; encoded by the coding sequence GTGACGACGGTCTTGATCTGCGACGACCGACGCAGTGTCCGCGAAGGGCTCACCCGTGTGATGTCCGCGGTCCCAGGGGTCAGTCGCATCGACTGCGTAGCGCACGGTGACGAGCTGTTGGCCCGGTACACCCGTCAGCCGGTCGACGTCGTGCTGGTCGGGACGCAGCGCGCGGTCCCGACGGGCGTCGAAGCCACTCGGCGGCTCGTCTCCGCGAACCCCCAGGCGAACGTCATCGTTTTCGGTGCCCCTGACGACGCCGGCAGCATCGCCGCCGCCATCGCCGGCGGTGCCCGCGGCTACCTCCGCTGGGACGCCTCGCGCCCCGAGCTGGTCGCCGCACTGGCCCACACGCTCGCCAGCACCTCGGTGCCGGCGCCGCGCCAGCCGTCGGACCCCGGCGTGCAGCTCACCGAGCGCGAGCTGCAGGTGCTGCGCGGCATGAGCCAGGGCAAGAGCAACGGCCAGATCGGCCGTGAGCTGTACCTGTCCGAGGACACGGTGAAGACGCACGCGCGGCGGCTGTTCCGCAAGCTCGGCGTCCGCGACCGCGCCCAGGCCGTGGCCCACGGTTTCCGCCGTGGCCTCGTGTCCTGA
- a CDS encoding DUF3574 domain-containing protein, with product MIFLEGGGRDVDFTTGCVGCHYGGGPGSRRGSGGTGQYRIVSGEITREHSIVLVILYPFDERDADTDLEQIRTDYKKLFHQESVLRTDSVERVSF from the coding sequence TTGATCTTTCTCGAAGGGGGCGGGCGGGATGTCGATTTCACGACGGGTTGTGTTGGCTGTCACTACGGCGGCGGTCCTGGGAGTCGGCGGGGGAGCGGCGGCACCGGCCAGTACCGGATCGTGTCGGGTGAGATCACGCGTGAGCACTCGATCGTGCTCGTGATCCTCTACCCGTTCGACGAGCGCGACGCCGACACCGACCTCGAGCAGATCCGCACCGACTACAAGAAGCTCTTCCATCAGGAATCGGTGCTGCGCACGGATTCCGTGGAGCGTGTCTCCTTCTGA
- a CDS encoding anti-sigma-D factor RsdA produces MTDHDDDRDLSPSAFTSGMMAYEPEADGDLTAIQADDALLDALGGTDPAIADGLGDQELNALLLAWRRDIDSEPLAELVDVDTAVTTVKTASLARKRADRSRRRRILVPVAAACAAVAIAFAGTGLAARDAQPGDTLWGLTKVLYTDHAHSVEAAAAAKLDLEKANLALADNRLADARKALDDAQAALNQVTDDENRDQLLEQHRQLAAQLGAPTVPTTGQNPPNNPSTPPPVNNPANTASQQSSGQPTSLPGTGSGSTSQPDTTSVTAPPPPPPPPPDTTTDTPTPPTTPTDATGNATGNDPGSGGGSPRNESNESSESGTVGGQNSSPENP; encoded by the coding sequence GTGACCGATCACGACGACGATCGTGACCTGTCGCCGTCCGCGTTCACGAGCGGCATGATGGCCTACGAGCCGGAGGCCGACGGTGACCTCACGGCCATCCAGGCCGACGACGCACTGCTCGACGCACTCGGCGGCACGGACCCGGCCATCGCCGACGGGCTCGGCGACCAGGAGCTCAACGCGCTGCTGCTCGCCTGGCGCCGCGACATCGACAGCGAGCCGCTGGCCGAGCTGGTCGACGTCGACACCGCCGTCACCACCGTGAAGACGGCTTCGCTGGCGCGCAAACGCGCCGACCGCAGCCGACGGCGCCGCATCCTGGTGCCGGTCGCCGCCGCGTGCGCCGCGGTGGCCATCGCGTTCGCCGGCACCGGCCTCGCCGCACGCGACGCCCAGCCCGGCGACACGCTGTGGGGCCTGACCAAGGTCCTTTACACCGACCACGCCCACTCGGTCGAAGCCGCCGCCGCGGCGAAGCTCGACCTCGAGAAGGCCAACCTCGCTCTGGCCGACAACCGCCTCGCCGACGCCCGCAAGGCCCTCGACGACGCGCAGGCCGCACTGAACCAGGTCACCGACGACGAGAACCGCGACCAGCTGCTCGAGCAGCACCGCCAGCTCGCCGCCCAGCTCGGTGCCCCCACCGTGCCCACCACGGGCCAGAACCCGCCGAACAACCCGTCCACGCCGCCGCCGGTCAACAATCCGGCCAACACGGCGTCGCAGCAGTCGAGCGGCCAGCCGACGTCCCTGCCCGGCACCGGCTCGGGCTCCACGAGCCAGCCGGACACGACCAGCGTCACGGCGCCGCCGCCCCCGCCTCCGCCGCCCCCGGACACCACCACCGACACGCCCACGCCGCCGACGACACCCACCGACGCCACGGGCAACGCGACGGGCAACGACCCCGGCAGCGGCGGCGGCAGCCCCCGCAACGAATCCAACGAATCCTCGGAAAGCGGGACCGTCGGCGGCCAGAACAGCTCGCCGGAGAACCCGTAA
- a CDS encoding DUF5319 domain-containing protein, which translates to MQAVPHDVLPPDPFADDPDDPARAFLDPEDQLDEPISPDERTELLADLSDLAVYQALLEPRGVRGIVVDCGECDEPHYHDWHLLRASLEQLLADGRMRPHEPAFDPNPGDYVSWDYCRGFADGVTANESAY; encoded by the coding sequence GTGCAGGCCGTGCCGCACGACGTGTTGCCCCCCGACCCCTTCGCGGACGACCCGGACGATCCGGCCCGGGCGTTCCTCGATCCCGAAGACCAGCTGGACGAGCCCATCAGCCCGGACGAACGCACCGAGCTGCTGGCCGACCTCTCCGACCTGGCGGTGTACCAAGCCCTCCTGGAGCCTCGCGGCGTCCGCGGCATCGTCGTGGACTGCGGCGAATGCGACGAACCCCACTACCACGACTGGCACCTCCTGCGCGCCAGCCTCGAACAGCTCCTCGCGGACGGCCGCATGCGCCCCCACGAGCCGGCCTTCGACCCGAACCCCGGCGACTACGTGAGCTGGGACTACTGCCGCGGCTTCGCCGACGGTGTGACGGCGAACGAGAGCGCGTACTGA
- a CDS encoding WhiB family transcriptional regulator encodes MTEAVRMADTRRLPGPNADMWDWQLEGSCRGMDSAAFFHPDGERGPARARREARAKAVCLACPVLDMCRRHALAVHEPYGIWGGLSESERENLIKQDKRALSMSGG; translated from the coding sequence ATGACGGAGGCGGTCAGGATGGCAGACACGCGCAGGCTCCCCGGTCCCAACGCAGATATGTGGGACTGGCAGCTGGAGGGGTCGTGTCGGGGGATGGACAGCGCGGCGTTCTTTCACCCGGACGGCGAGCGTGGTCCGGCTAGGGCACGCCGTGAGGCCAGGGCGAAGGCGGTCTGCCTGGCCTGCCCGGTGCTGGACATGTGCCGGCGGCACGCACTGGCCGTGCACGAGCCCTACGGGATCTGGGGCGGACTGTCGGAGTCCGAGCGGGAGAACCTGATCAAGCAGGACAAACGAGCGCTGAGCATGTCCGGCGGCTGA